TCACAAGCTactgtgtctgcctgctgtttGTTGCTGGGCAGGAGGCGTACATTGGGATTTCAGAAGCTGACAGTCTGAGAGCGGTGAGGGTGTACCGAAACAATCAACAAAATGATTAGCTGAATTATGCCCATAAAGTGCCACAGACCTCGAAGAAACTGCAGCGTTGGGTGATAATCGTCTCTGGCTGACTCgttgttaatataaaaaatttaattataCACACTGAGAGTAAAAAAGCCACACACTGGGCTGCCTGCAATGTGTATTGATGCTGGCTGGCTAGCAGTTTCCCAACATGCTGGACACTGATATCGATATTATCATCTAACTGAGGgttggacagaaaacaaacatgtgaTTCAAGATTTCAACCTGCTCCttcaaaccacaaacacagacgGGAAATACTGGTTATATGTAGCTACCTACTTCTAGCAAGCTGATTCCATTTGGCTGCTTGGGATTAATAATAATCACAGTTTTAGCGTTACTTCTTCATACTTTGTGAGGATTTGTGAGCATTTCAAAAGCAATGTGTTGAAgtgcacaaaataaaactgattaaagaaaatacaaatccTGTAAGGCAGTTTCAGCACCAAAGTGTAAATTATACAAAGTACCTTTAGAGTCAGCCATATTTATCTATTTACCTCTTACTTTAAAGCATTGTTTATCATATGGCTTCAATACAAGTGGTCTATGCATAtcatatatattaaaatgtttgtcaaaCTTTCTCAAGGGAGTACACAACCTGGATGGTTTATCCACCTCGATGTAATCTTAACTCACAGGCCAGATCTTTGGCTACTTAACTCTTTtgttctgggtttttttttcttgttatttttacagcattggttttgtgtttctgacaCGCATTTACCCAGGCTCTGACTTCCACAGTGAAATGAAGCACGTGATGTGCTAATATCTTCCATTTTCAGTCTATACCACTTCCACATAGTTGGCAGGGTACAGCCCCTCCCACCCGCCGTCCTTCATCCCTCGACACCAGCCCTGATCGTCCTCGTCCTCAATCTTCAAAAACTCCTCACCTATGGGGAGAAGCAGACATTCTTCTCATAACTCAGAATTTCTTCAATTTCTAGGACCAGTAGTGGAAAgtcaaaaaacacaacatttattaTCACAGAGAATTAAAAAAGACAGGAAATGGTCACATTACTTCAATCATTCATTAATACCAAGAAAATATTTGCCAATTAAACTGTGCCACTCAACTAATCACACTAGACTATTTAAAGatatatatactataatattatatatttttctgcatgtttcatCTAGTTGCTGCAATACGCATTTGTGCATGGTAGGTTTTGTACATTTGAAGTTGTGTTTACCTGCTTTAAATGACAACTCGTCTGTTTCCTGGCCAACATAATCATACAGAGCTCGTACTTTCACTCCTCCAATCATCACACTAGAGGACAAAAAAGGCAGAGAAGCATGTGGATGTCTGACCGGACAAACTGTACGTACAATATAAAGCATCAGGACATTGTAAACAGCATAGTTTCCTTTGAGACACATTTACTCACCTCCTCTCTATAGttcctttcttttccacttctttctttccttttttggcTTTCTTTTCTGGTGTCCACTCCTAAAAGCATAAACAAATAATGACTAAACTGTTCAATGTGGAACAATAAAGAGACTACAAAGAATTCAACTTCATGACATCAATTTAAACTGGTGGACAGAAACAAGAAGAACCTGGAAATGAGGCCAGTCGGTGGGCATGCCGGGCCCGTAGGTGTTTCTCCACCAGCGAAGGTCCTCTTGCTCATCGATGGCCATCAGTGTGTTGTGGAGCTCATTGTACACAGCCCTCACACTAAATGACAAGCGGTGAGCAAATAGGAGAACCCAAATTTAGATTTCAGTTCTTTATCTGATGCCAGTCTATCATGATTCTGCGAGATATTTTTACCACATGCTTCACATTTGTGCCATTGGTTTAAATGTGTCAACGTTTTTATTCCTGTATCTTGAAACATCTCAACAATCAGCCACTGAGTAGAGTTACTTAAAAATTACGCAGATTAATAGAGTATATAATTTCTCCCAGAGCCCATAACCCCTTGTGTCTCCTGCAGATTTTGTAAAGTAATGAAGTTGCTGTCTTagctattattattttctttataagAGTGGAAGTTAGCCACTGAGAAACACCCACTTGATAATACCTGGTGGAACAGCTTTTAATTAGGTCAATTAAGTCACATGATTGATTTTTAACATACTTAGCTCTAAATACACAGCCAGACACAAGCTACCAGTTTAACTACACACACTCGTCTCCATTTAATCAGCAGAAATTTACttatgtgtttttactttacCAACACCCACAAAGCACTGGGGTTCACCTCTCGTTGTTGGTAACGTCCAGATTTTTGTGGATGGAGAGGAAGGCCTGTTTGAGGAAGGCgatcctcttcctctcctcgtCCTGTGACTGGTCAAAGATGGACTCCATCTCTTCCATGTAGCGAGGAGCGTAGCGGTTCACCTCCTCCAGGACTTTCTCATAACGGCTGCGCACCTGTAAACATTAATCGTCACAACTTCATACGTGGATCATGAGCCACCCGGTCTCATTCATACACATTACAGGTTTCTGTACCCCAACCTTGACCCTAACCATAAGAGATGGAGAACTTAATTGGAACTTAAATCCACTCCAGTACAAGAAGGAAGAAGAGTTGTACTCCAcagttgtatttaaaaaaagtacacaTTGAGTGAATattataaataagaaaacaaaaatataataaaactacttgtaatttatttataatttttaccTTGGTGTGATTAATTGTTCTCACATCACTGACTTCAaacataaattatatattacacCCAAACTGTTATTTCCTTTCAAATCTCTGGGCTCTGATGACTGACAACAATTATGCAGACACAATAATTAAACTGTTGCAGTGAAGTGAACTGTTTACCTACAAAACCACCACATTTAacacttcatttattttatttctgaaacattcaaaatGATTTTATCGGGTTCAATCAAGAtgttaataataacaacaacaaacccaAAACCCATGATAAATGTgtccacaaacaaaacatgacatttgaTATGATATTCTAGCTCTTCCCACTGGCCAATTACAAATGACACTGGCACAGAAATTAATGGTACGATTTCTCAAAGACATTCAACTTTTCTGACCACAAGACATTGTTTGCATCGAGACACAACAAATGTGTTGAATGCATTTATTTCCTCAAATAACACTTGCAAAGATACTTTTCATAGTATTTTGTAACCTGCTATAGCAGCCTTGTGCTTCCCGGACTGTTTTGTGGCATTGCTAGATTTCTTGGTGCCCCTGAATGCTGAAGTGTGTCCCTCACCTTCTCAGCCTCCTGTTGAgctatctctctctcctcctggaTCTTCTTCTGTTTGTCAATGGCGACATCTGGGTTTCCCTGAGCATGTGCCTCTCGTTCCTTGGCTGCCTGCTCCTTGCGGCTCACCTTATGGTACGCCCTCCTGGCTTTATCCAGCTGTGGAGGGACCAAAACATGCCTTTTCTATCTAATACATTCTGCACAAGTACGTCAAAAGGAAGACTGTCTGTCTATGTGGATTTTAATTGACATAAACAACAGTGCAATGCTCTTAAAATCAATTTAACCTATAGCTGCAAAAGAATAGAGCTGAAAAAGAATATGCACCTGACAGTCAGAATAAACTCATTCCTAAACAGGGATGCAGTAGGTCCCTGTGGTCTAAACACAGACCTCGAATTGACTCCATTTACTTCATGAGCTTTTAGCATGTATGAAATactgattccctgaagggctTGTGTATATTTTCGATGCAGAGACATTGTAAGTCATTCTGCTGTTGTCCTTTTGTCCTAAGGTGATCTCAGaccacagtaaaacacagattCAAGTAGGTCATCACTCTTGAGAAGTGACTTTCTGTCTTAAAAGTCCTGAAGGTGAAAAGGTGAATTGGAAATGTGACAGAGACAAGCTCCCAAAAATCCAGACCTTTTTAAGTCGTTTGGCCCATGGCTTCTGAGCACGTGCAAACCCTGTCTCGATGTCTTGGGATTCCTTAAAGCCTCCAAATAACTTCTTGTGAAAAGTGTCCTTTTGCCAGGTCCTGACCCGGTCTCCATCCTCCGACACCAGGGAGCGGCAGATGGAGGCATGTAAGGAGGCCAGCCGGTCAGCTGAGGACAAGAAACACTGCCAAGCTTTGAGAAGAGATCCATACAGTGGGCCTGAGGGAGGATGGAGAAGAGGACCAAGAAATCATAAATTCTTAAAtgttctttgtgtattttactcATTGTTTACATGATACAGCAATTGAAACCATAGATTATTCCCACCTCATGATCATTACTGAAAGGCTCATCATGTTCTGGACAAAATTAGACTGTACTTACTGGAGTCCACTACTGGTTTCCACTTGCTGCTCCATTCACTGAGCTGCTGGGCGTACTGCCGCTCCACACGAGCTCTCTCTTGGAAACATGCCACTATGTCATTACAGGCCTGGAAGGCATCTTCTGTTCGCTTCACAGTGCGTTGATAGTTCCCAGGCTGCCAGGacacaaagagagaggaagatcTACTTGTCACAACAGATAAACAGTGGGAGGACGGAGGTCCAGTGGACTTTGATTCATTAAATCCTGATGTTAgcatgcacttttttttttacactgaaacaTCCAAAAAGGGGTTGATATTTTTTGCCAGTAATCAGCAAAGTCTTTTGggcagttttctttttagttttcacCATTTCAGCTCCAAAACAGTCATCTGTCATAGTTTATTATTGGCAGAGTGGGAACAGCAGGGACCATAAACTGAATTAGATAAACTAAATTAGGAACAGAACTGTTCAAGCCAGAAAAAGACTTcttttactactactactactactactactattactactactactacaataACTGCTACTAATACTGGAAAGGTCAGTTTTACTTTTAGTGTTACTATGAAAAATACAACTATTGTTGGATTATAAATTGTAGCGGAATATCAGTCACATATAAAAGTCACttcggtgtataagtcacatttaaaaTTAGACCATTTATAGtttaaattagcctatgaagaatgtgGGCTacacataacaacaagcagtaGTACATTAAAGAGCACTAAAATAAAGTGCAACATATAGTCtgcaaaatacagtaatattttGTACTATTGCCATAATATACCTACTGCTACTACACCCAAATAGACTAATGCAAGCACTACACTAGCAAACAGTACATTTATGAGTAGAAGTACTTCTATTACTACTAACACTGGTATTAATAGCAACACTAGTATAATGTTGTTTCTGGCAAGTTGTGGAGaacttttcaaaataacagcaaGCGTTTTAAGTGGGGGAAAATAAAGCATGTAAATATAGGcatacaaaacaggaaatagaAGATAATGATTTTGTGCCAATTGATAACAAAAAACAATTGATCTTAAAGATATTTCTGTTCAAATTTGACTGATTTCCTTCCCAATGACA
This genomic window from Mastacembelus armatus chromosome 8, fMasArm1.2, whole genome shotgun sequence contains:
- the LOC113141114 gene encoding protein kinase C and casein kinase substrate in neurons protein 2, whose translation is MSTLRSENSPEDANNRSFWMPGNYQRTVKRTEDAFQACNDIVACFQERARVERQYAQQLSEWSSKWKPVVDSSPLYGSLLKAWQCFLSSADRLASLHASICRSLVSEDGDRVRTWQKDTFHKKLFGGFKESQDIETGFARAQKPWAKRLKKLDKARRAYHKVSRKEQAAKEREAHAQGNPDVAIDKQKKIQEEREIAQQEAEKVRSRYEKVLEEVNRYAPRYMEEMESIFDQSQDEERKRIAFLKQAFLSIHKNLDVTNNESVRAVYNELHNTLMAIDEQEDLRWWRNTYGPGMPTDWPHFQEWTPEKKAKKGKKEVEKKGTIERSVMIGGVKVRALYDYVGQETDELSFKAGEEFLKIEDEDDQGWCRGMKDGGWEGLYPANYVEVV